Proteins co-encoded in one Waddlia chondrophila WSU 86-1044 genomic window:
- the pdxT gene encoding pyridoxal 5'-phosphate synthase glutaminase subunit PdxT, translating to MIGILALQGAFEKHAEMLEKLGEAVRFVKRPSDLNGCSGLVIPGGESTTMRIHLKRMEMIPALKRFAEGSPIFGTCAGLILMANELDILDVEIKRNGYGPQVYSFSQPLDSDLFSAFQGVFIRAPRIQSIGNEVDVLASCGEEPVLVRQGRHLGATFHPELTEDSRIHQEFLSRKKIH from the coding sequence ATGATCGGAATCTTGGCTCTTCAGGGCGCTTTTGAAAAGCATGCGGAGATGCTTGAGAAATTAGGTGAGGCCGTCCGTTTTGTCAAGCGGCCTTCCGATCTGAATGGATGTTCTGGCTTGGTCATCCCTGGAGGAGAGTCTACGACCATGCGCATTCATCTGAAAAGGATGGAGATGATTCCCGCGTTAAAACGTTTTGCCGAAGGCTCTCCAATTTTCGGCACATGCGCTGGGTTGATTCTGATGGCGAACGAATTGGATATTTTGGATGTCGAGATCAAGCGCAATGGCTACGGTCCGCAGGTTTATTCCTTCAGCCAGCCGCTGGATTCAGATCTGTTTTCCGCTTTTCAGGGAGTGTTCATTCGCGCGCCCAGAATTCAGTCGATAGGCAACGAGGTTGATGTGCTTGCTTCTTGTGGGGAAGAGCCTGTGCTTGTCAGGCAGGGACGCCATTTGGGAGCAACTTTCCATCCTGAATTGACAGAAGATTCCCGGATACACCAAGAGTTTCTATCTAGGAAAAAAATCCATTGA
- the dcm gene encoding DNA (cytosine-5-)-methyltransferase gives MSSLCDDFLVKEELLADILSVSKRTLKKWKKEGVIVSVGNSDNGVYNLKDLKSFEPIKLMLDSSWESETKTVPKRDFLSVELFAGAGGLALGLEKAGLCAQALNEIDKSSCMTLRKNRPSWNVIEGDIKSIDFRQFKGIDFLSGGFPCQAFSYAGQKKGFEDARGTLFFDFARVIKETKPKVFLGENVRGLLNHDNGNTISVIKSVIEDIGYTILDMKVLKSIFYQVPQKRERLFIVGVRNDLVKKAKFKWPSPFKKVLTLKDALKQGSLYDSDVPTSNGQLYPQRKKEILSHVPQGGYWKDLSEELQKEYMQNSFYLGGGKTGMARRLSWNEPSLTLTCSPSQKQTERCHPEETRPLTVREYARIQTFPDDWEFSGSMINQYKQIGNAVPVNLSWAVGRSIVRLLNSLE, from the coding sequence ATGAGTTCTCTTTGTGATGATTTTTTAGTGAAAGAGGAGTTACTCGCAGACATTCTTTCTGTTTCAAAGAGAACTTTAAAGAAATGGAAAAAAGAAGGTGTGATTGTATCGGTCGGTAATTCCGATAATGGTGTCTATAATCTAAAGGATTTAAAGAGTTTTGAGCCTATAAAATTAATGTTAGATTCTTCATGGGAAAGTGAAACAAAAACAGTTCCCAAAAGAGACTTTTTATCGGTAGAGTTATTTGCTGGAGCTGGTGGATTAGCGCTTGGTTTAGAAAAGGCCGGTCTTTGTGCACAAGCATTAAATGAAATTGATAAATCATCTTGTATGACTTTAAGAAAAAACAGACCTAGTTGGAATGTTATCGAAGGAGATATCAAATCTATTGATTTCCGACAGTTCAAAGGGATAGATTTTTTATCGGGAGGGTTTCCTTGTCAGGCATTTTCATATGCGGGTCAAAAAAAGGGATTTGAAGATGCAAGAGGCACTCTTTTTTTTGATTTTGCAAGGGTTATTAAAGAGACAAAGCCAAAAGTTTTTCTTGGTGAAAATGTTAGAGGCTTACTAAATCACGATAACGGGAATACGATTAGTGTTATAAAATCTGTTATTGAAGATATTGGATATACAATTTTAGATATGAAAGTTCTTAAATCTATATTTTATCAAGTTCCTCAAAAAAGAGAGCGTCTTTTTATTGTTGGAGTCAGAAATGATTTGGTAAAAAAAGCAAAATTCAAATGGCCTTCTCCTTTTAAAAAAGTATTAACTTTAAAGGACGCTTTAAAACAGGGTAGTCTCTACGATTCAGATGTTCCTACGTCAAACGGACAATTATATCCACAAAGAAAAAAGGAAATCTTGAGCCATGTTCCTCAAGGGGGATATTGGAAAGATCTTTCCGAAGAATTACAAAAAGAATATATGCAGAATAGTTTTTATTTGGGTGGTGGAAAAACAGGAATGGCAAGAAGGTTGTCTTGGAATGAACCAAGCTTGACTTTAACATGTTCTCCTTCCCAAAAACAGACTGAAAGATGCCATCCTGAAGAGACTAGGCCTCTAACAGTTAGAGAGTATGCTAGAATCCAAACATTTCCAGATGATTGGGAATTCTCGGGGTCTATGATAAATCAATATAAGCAGATTGGTAATGCGGTACCTGTGAATCTATCTTGGGCTGTAGGTAGAAGTATAGTAAGATTGTTAAATTCACTGGAATAA
- a CDS encoding Npt1/Npt2 family nucleotide transporter yields the protein MSEDSSGCQEFGAFRRLIWPIYRHEMQKLIPMLLMFFLIAFNYNVLRTMKDTLVVTAKSSGAEVIPFIKVWVMFPGAVLMTLLFTRLTNRLTRERVFYVMMSIFLIYFFLFAFILYPNREILHPNAFADRLQLILPQGCMGLIAMFRNWTFTIFYVMSELWGNIILFVLFWGFANQVTKLHEAKRFYGLFGFGANLSGIVAGQVSVLLSKKAFNPHLPLGTNAWEQSMFSLISLVLISGVLTLIVFRYLNKKVLNEEADSSAKFELKKKKKMSLRENFRFLLNSKYLIYITVIVVSYNIVINLVEVVWKSQLRELYPSPNDYNLYINQVSTIIGIVATIAALFVSGNSLRKFGWTTTAMLTPLTLLVTSILFFGLFFFKDNLEGVAWALFGMSPLALVVLAGSVQNILCRGAKYTVFDATKEMAFVPLSDEYKVKGKAAIDGVCNRLGKSGGSMIHQSLLLYFVTFSASAPYVAAVLLVIISCWSVAVKFLGIEFNALTSDKSIQTVSRLEENAGDRLVSGDAVLAEQQAI from the coding sequence ATGTCTGAAGATTCGTCAGGCTGTCAGGAGTTTGGAGCGTTTAGACGCCTAATCTGGCCGATTTATCGGCATGAAATGCAGAAGCTCATTCCGATGCTTCTTATGTTTTTTCTCATTGCATTCAATTACAATGTTCTCAGGACAATGAAAGATACCCTCGTGGTCACTGCTAAATCGTCAGGGGCGGAAGTGATTCCGTTTATTAAGGTCTGGGTGATGTTTCCGGGAGCTGTCCTCATGACCCTTCTTTTCACCCGTCTCACCAATCGATTGACGCGGGAGCGGGTGTTTTATGTCATGATGTCGATTTTCTTAATCTATTTTTTCCTTTTTGCGTTCATTTTGTATCCAAATAGGGAAATTTTGCACCCGAACGCCTTTGCGGACCGTTTACAGTTGATTCTTCCTCAGGGTTGTATGGGATTAATTGCCATGTTCCGCAACTGGACGTTTACAATTTTTTACGTGATGTCCGAGCTTTGGGGAAATATCATCTTATTTGTTCTTTTTTGGGGATTTGCCAATCAGGTGACAAAACTCCATGAAGCCAAGAGATTCTACGGACTTTTTGGATTTGGAGCGAACTTGTCGGGCATCGTTGCCGGCCAGGTTTCCGTCTTGCTTTCCAAAAAAGCATTTAATCCCCATCTTCCTTTGGGGACAAATGCATGGGAACAGTCGATGTTTTCCCTGATTTCATTAGTCCTGATTTCGGGTGTGTTAACACTTATCGTTTTTCGTTATTTGAATAAGAAAGTTCTCAACGAAGAAGCAGATTCATCAGCAAAATTTGAGCTGAAAAAGAAAAAGAAAATGTCTTTGCGTGAGAATTTCAGGTTCTTGCTGAACTCAAAGTATTTGATCTACATTACTGTTATTGTCGTTTCTTACAATATCGTGATTAACTTGGTCGAGGTTGTTTGGAAAAGTCAATTAAGAGAGCTTTATCCCTCTCCAAATGATTATAATCTCTATATCAACCAGGTTTCAACGATCATCGGCATTGTTGCTACAATTGCAGCGCTTTTTGTTTCCGGAAATTCCCTCAGAAAATTCGGTTGGACAACCACTGCGATGTTGACGCCTTTGACATTGCTGGTCACAAGCATTCTCTTTTTTGGATTGTTTTTCTTCAAAGACAATTTGGAAGGGGTCGCTTGGGCTTTGTTTGGCATGAGTCCGCTGGCATTAGTTGTTTTAGCCGGTTCTGTGCAAAATATCTTATGCCGAGGAGCGAAATACACTGTATTTGATGCAACGAAGGAGATGGCATTTGTTCCTTTGAGTGATGAATATAAAGTAAAAGGAAAAGCGGCGATTGACGGCGTGTGCAACCGGTTAGGCAAATCGGGCGGATCGATGATCCACCAAAGCTTGCTGCTTTATTTTGTGACGTTTTCTGCTTCCGCCCCTTATGTCGCTGCTGTTTTGCTGGTCATCATTTCATGTTGGTCGGTAGCAGTCAAGTTTCTCGGGATAGAGTTTAACGCATTGACATCCGATAAAAGCATACAGACCGTATCCAGGCTTGAAGAAAATGCAGGGGACAGGCTTGTGTCTGGCGACGCTGTTTTAGCTGAACAACAGGCAATTTAA
- a CDS encoding Npt1/Npt2 family nucleotide transporter, whose protein sequence is MESKTLTQEFGAVRSFLWPIRSHETRKIFPMLCMMFLICFNASILRCIKDSVVVTASNAEVLPFIKVWAVLPMAVVLTLLFAKLNNRYSQERVFYLMISGFLAFYALFAFVIYPNSDFFHPHATADAIQAALPRGFAGLVSMFRYWTFSLFYVLAELWNSIVLTVLFWGFANEVTKVHEAKRFYAVLAIGSNIAAAFAGQAANSLSVGGVYNESLPFGSNAFEQTLMISIFVIICTGIITMLIFRWMNKRVLDDPQFDDLHFTRFELKKKKKMSVRESFSFLSNSRYLVCIAMMVVGYNLVINMVEVVWKNQLREVYSSPSDYYRFMNNLTTAFGMVSTVTALFLPRIIGKFGWTSTALITPAIMLVTSLGFFGFLLFGDNLGGAWLAALGMSPAMLVVMFGALQNCLSKAAKYSVFDATKEMSFIPLDHEVKLKGKAAIDGVGSRFGKSGGSLVHQGMLMVFGSLSTSAPYVAAILMAMIAFWIGAVRSLGRQFQELTHQGEPEKASDLVKEEPVVA, encoded by the coding sequence TTGGAATCCAAGACATTAACCCAAGAATTTGGGGCGGTACGCTCATTTCTTTGGCCTATCCGTTCTCATGAAACGCGCAAAATTTTTCCTATGCTTTGCATGATGTTTCTCATTTGCTTCAATGCCAGCATCCTGCGTTGCATTAAAGATTCTGTGGTTGTGACAGCTTCTAATGCAGAAGTGCTCCCTTTCATTAAAGTGTGGGCGGTTCTCCCGATGGCTGTGGTGTTGACTCTCCTATTTGCTAAGTTGAATAACCGCTATAGTCAGGAACGCGTATTCTACTTAATGATTTCGGGATTTTTAGCTTTTTACGCGCTTTTTGCGTTCGTGATTTATCCCAATAGCGATTTTTTCCATCCGCACGCAACAGCAGACGCTATACAGGCAGCTTTGCCCCGAGGGTTTGCCGGGTTGGTCTCAATGTTCCGCTATTGGACGTTTTCCCTATTTTATGTGTTAGCTGAACTGTGGAATAGCATTGTATTGACAGTGCTTTTTTGGGGATTTGCAAATGAAGTTACCAAAGTTCATGAAGCGAAACGGTTTTATGCAGTATTGGCTATTGGCTCGAATATCGCTGCCGCTTTTGCAGGACAGGCTGCAAACTCGCTTTCAGTAGGCGGAGTTTATAATGAGAGCCTTCCTTTCGGTTCAAACGCATTTGAACAGACATTGATGATCTCTATCTTTGTCATTATTTGCACTGGAATCATCACTATGTTGATCTTTCGTTGGATGAATAAAAGAGTCTTGGACGATCCGCAGTTCGACGATCTCCATTTCACTCGATTCGAGCTTAAGAAAAAGAAAAAGATGTCGGTCAGAGAGAGTTTTTCTTTCCTTTCAAATTCTAGATATCTTGTCTGCATTGCGATGATGGTTGTTGGCTACAACTTGGTCATTAATATGGTTGAAGTCGTTTGGAAGAATCAACTTCGAGAAGTTTATTCCTCTCCGTCTGACTATTATCGTTTTATGAATAATTTGACCACCGCATTTGGGATGGTTTCGACCGTAACGGCGCTTTTCTTGCCCAGGATTATTGGTAAGTTTGGATGGACCTCCACCGCATTGATCACACCTGCGATTATGTTAGTCACGAGCCTTGGCTTCTTTGGCTTTTTATTGTTCGGAGACAATTTAGGCGGTGCGTGGCTGGCGGCATTGGGCATGTCTCCTGCAATGCTTGTGGTGATGTTTGGTGCTTTGCAAAACTGTTTGAGCAAAGCTGCTAAATATTCGGTGTTTGATGCGACGAAAGAGATGTCATTTATTCCGCTAGACCATGAAGTAAAGCTTAAAGGAAAGGCAGCAATTGATGGTGTCGGATCCCGTTTTGGAAAGTCTGGAGGCTCGCTTGTTCATCAGGGGATGTTAATGGTGTTTGGCAGCCTTAGCACTAGCGCTCCTTATGTAGCAGCCATTTTGATGGCAATGATCGCTTTTTGGATTGGTGCCGTAAGATCTTTAGGACGCCAGTTTCAGGAACTGACGCATCAAGGGGAGCCTGAGAAAGCTTCAGATCTTGTTAAAGAAGAGCCGGTAGTCGCCTAG
- a CDS encoding Fur family transcriptional regulator: MKRMTKQRMAILQCLSKAGRPLCVKEILTYATREIPQINLSTVYRTIKILIKEEKIDLIELPGEKSCYEIRQKNHHHYFLCNSCDKTYFINNCPKGLLEIVPRGFHLLGHSITLNGLCKECHSSSL, translated from the coding sequence ATGAAACGGATGACGAAGCAAAGAATGGCTATTTTACAGTGTCTTTCAAAGGCAGGAAGACCTTTATGCGTTAAGGAGATTTTGACTTACGCAACTCGTGAAATCCCTCAAATCAATCTATCCACTGTGTATAGAACCATAAAAATCCTTATTAAAGAGGAAAAGATTGATTTGATAGAACTTCCTGGTGAGAAATCTTGTTATGAGATACGTCAAAAAAATCATCACCACTATTTTTTATGTAATAGCTGCGATAAAACCTATTTTATCAACAATTGCCCTAAAGGGCTTTTAGAAATCGTTCCAAGAGGCTTCCATTTACTAGGCCATTCAATTACGTTAAATGGACTTTGCAAAGAGTGTCACTCTAGTTCTTTATAA
- a CDS encoding Eco47II family restriction endonuclease, translating to MQYGLGFIRDSDLYDHVKKTVLNYRFDIDLKSFNKSLVDPIKLTFDSKIYQRSIESVVEDEVFRQLDKSNTNQIGYFHQNIFKYLHQGWKVPEKGFDVINEEKKVFVEMKNKHNTMNSSSAKSTYIRMQNKILSCPDSVCYLVEVIAKESQDIVWKISNDGSILSDPRIRRMSIDKFYGLVTNDPQSFKNLCSVLPSVLDDVVCEVKERSLNNTVMEELKAVDHDILKSLYMLSFKKYEGFDEFSL from the coding sequence ATGCAGTATGGGCTGGGATTTATTAGAGATTCAGACCTCTATGATCACGTAAAGAAAACTGTTTTAAATTACAGGTTTGATATAGATCTTAAATCTTTTAATAAGAGTCTTGTAGATCCAATCAAATTAACATTTGATTCAAAAATATATCAAAGATCAATTGAGTCTGTGGTGGAAGATGAAGTTTTCCGTCAACTAGACAAAAGTAATACGAATCAAATCGGATATTTTCATCAAAATATATTTAAATATCTACACCAAGGATGGAAGGTTCCCGAAAAAGGGTTTGATGTAATTAATGAAGAAAAGAAGGTGTTTGTAGAGATGAAAAACAAACACAACACCATGAATTCATCTTCGGCAAAAAGCACCTATATCAGAATGCAAAATAAAATTTTGTCGTGTCCAGATTCGGTCTGTTACTTGGTTGAAGTTATTGCTAAGGAAAGTCAAGATATAGTATGGAAGATTTCCAATGATGGAAGCATACTTTCTGATCCAAGAATAAGAAGAATGTCGATTGATAAATTTTATGGGCTTGTGACAAATGATCCCCAATCTTTCAAAAATCTATGTTCTGTTTTGCCTTCTGTGTTAGATGATGTGGTTTGTGAAGTGAAAGAAAGAAGTTTAAACAATACAGTGATGGAAGAGCTTAAAGCTGTTGATCATGATATTTTGAAAAGTCTTTATATGCTTTCTTTTAAAAAATATGAGGGGTTTGATGAGTTCTCTTTGTGA
- a CDS encoding IS3 family transposase (programmed frameshift), protein MKKRFSEEQIINVLNEVKAGLKVEEACRKYGISNATYYNWKAKFDGMVASDAKKLRSLEAENNKLKRLVAEQALDIVALKDVVSRKLVTPRAKKACVQILVKQHKRSERRACQLVGVHRSVVRYSSRKQDETALITKIKQIAYEKRRFGYRRIHMILKREGVKVNHKKVYRIYRACGLKVLKRGGRKRAIGSRRAQDKPFARNQQWALDFVHDALANGRRIRLLTVIDTYTRECLRIFVDTSINGRKVTEILSEIMVANGKPKVVLSDNGTEFTSNTVLKWSSDQGIDWQYIEPGKPYQNGNIESFNGKLRDECLNENWFLNLSDARRIVGKWANEYNLYRPHSALGGLTPHELASQLSECLNSSEKMLQLTGTSS, encoded by the exons ATGAAAAAAAGATTTTCGGAAGAACAAATAATAAATGTTCTCAATGAAGTAAAAGCAGGTCTTAAAGTCGAAGAAGCCTGTCGCAAATACGGAATTTCAAATGCTACTTACTACAACTGGAAAGCTAAATTTGACGGTATGGTTGCTTCAGATGCAAAAAAGCTTCGCTCTCTTGAAGCAGAAAACAACAAGCTAAAGCGATTGGTTGCTGAGCAAGCTCTCGACATCGTAGCTTTGAAGGATGTTGTTTCGCGAAAGT TGGTAACCCCGCGAGCCAAGAAGGCATGCGTGCAAATTCTTGTAAAACAACACAAGAGAAGTGAGCGGCGCGCATGTCAGCTTGTTGGGGTTCATCGATCGGTTGTACGATACAGCTCAAGAAAACAAGATGAAACCGCTCTTATAACCAAGATAAAACAAATCGCTTACGAGAAACGGCGGTTTGGATATCGTCGCATACATATGATACTCAAACGCGAAGGCGTGAAAGTCAATCATAAAAAGGTGTACCGTATTTACCGTGCCTGTGGATTAAAGGTCCTGAAGAGAGGGGGAAGAAAACGCGCTATTGGCTCAAGAAGAGCTCAAGATAAACCTTTCGCTCGCAATCAACAGTGGGCTCTTGATTTTGTCCATGATGCTCTAGCTAATGGCAGGAGAATCAGGCTCCTGACTGTGATTGATACCTACACCAGAGAATGCCTTCGGATATTTGTGGACACATCTATAAATGGGAGGAAGGTAACAGAGATATTAAGCGAAATTATGGTTGCAAATGGAAAGCCAAAGGTAGTCCTTAGTGATAACGGAACAGAGTTTACCTCGAATACCGTGCTAAAATGGTCGTCTGATCAGGGAATAGATTGGCAATACATAGAGCCAGGGAAACCATATCAAAATGGTAACATAGAGAGTTTTAACGGCAAGCTTCGAGATGAATGTTTGAATGAAAATTGGTTTTTAAATTTATCAGATGCAAGGAGAATTGTCGGAAAGTGGGCTAATGAATACAATTTATATCGTCCACATAGTGCACTTGGAGGACTGACGCCTCACGAGCTGGCTAGCCAGCTCAGTGAGTGTTTGAACTCTAGTGAAAAAATGCTACAGTTAACAGGAACCTCTAGTTGA
- a CDS encoding phosphoglycerate kinase, whose amino-acid sequence MTIALKELPLKGKKILVRVDFNVPLDKKGRITDDTRIVASLPTIRYILEQGGNPILMSHLGRPKGRQDLSMSLSVCARRLAEMLGKPVIMAPDCIGNQVEALINKLRPGESLLLENLRFHPGEENPTEHPEFVNALAKLGEIYVNDAFGTAHRKHASTYFIVPFFKGRAAPGFLLEKEIEFLGNEISKPKRPFFAVIGGAKISSKIGVIKALASKVDSLLIGGAMAFTFLKAKHVNIGDSLFETDCLDTAKAIMETYEKAGVRILFPVDHVIVTDIDQDQFPKIVDNQSGIPKGYKGVDIGPRTIEIYSSELANGKTIFWNGPMGIFEHQEFAKGTKAIAEAIAKVKGTKIVGGGDSVAAIRSLNLAHQFTHLSTGGGASLEYLEFGTLPGLEVLKNIP is encoded by the coding sequence ATGACCATCGCTTTAAAAGAGCTTCCGTTAAAGGGAAAAAAAATTCTCGTCCGAGTTGATTTTAATGTTCCTCTCGATAAGAAGGGCAGAATTACCGATGATACGCGCATTGTAGCGTCTTTGCCGACAATTCGTTATATTCTTGAACAGGGCGGCAACCCCATTTTAATGAGCCATCTTGGACGTCCTAAAGGCAGGCAGGATCTTTCCATGTCTCTTTCCGTTTGTGCAAGGCGCCTCGCTGAGATGTTGGGGAAACCGGTCATCATGGCTCCGGACTGTATTGGGAATCAAGTGGAAGCATTGATTAACAAGCTTCGGCCAGGGGAGTCGCTTTTGCTTGAGAACTTGCGGTTTCACCCTGGAGAAGAAAATCCCACAGAACATCCCGAATTTGTCAATGCCCTTGCTAAATTAGGCGAGATTTATGTGAACGATGCTTTTGGAACAGCCCATCGCAAGCACGCTTCCACTTATTTCATTGTTCCTTTCTTCAAAGGTCGGGCGGCGCCCGGATTTTTACTGGAAAAAGAGATCGAGTTTTTAGGAAATGAGATTAGCAAGCCTAAGCGTCCTTTTTTTGCAGTGATCGGAGGGGCGAAGATCTCTTCAAAGATTGGCGTCATCAAAGCATTGGCGAGCAAGGTCGACTCCCTCTTGATCGGAGGAGCAATGGCGTTTACGTTTCTTAAAGCTAAGCACGTGAACATTGGAGATTCTCTTTTTGAAACGGATTGTCTGGATACAGCGAAAGCAATTATGGAAACCTATGAAAAGGCTGGCGTCAGAATTCTTTTTCCTGTCGACCATGTGATTGTCACTGATATTGATCAAGACCAATTTCCCAAAATCGTTGATAATCAGTCCGGTATTCCCAAAGGGTACAAAGGTGTGGATATCGGTCCTCGAACAATCGAGATTTATTCCTCCGAATTAGCCAATGGAAAAACAATTTTTTGGAATGGTCCCATGGGAATTTTTGAACACCAAGAGTTCGCGAAAGGGACTAAGGCAATTGCCGAAGCGATTGCGAAAGTGAAGGGAACCAAAATTGTAGGGGGAGGAGACTCTGTAGCCGCCATTCGTTCGCTGAATTTGGCCCATCAATTTACTCACCTTTCTACTGGAGGAGGTGCTTCTTTGGAATATTTAGAATTCGGCACTCTTCCTGGTCTCGAAGTTTTAAAAAACATTCCCTAG
- a CDS encoding putative quorum-sensing-regulated virulence factor → MSCLEKQQFVCLDCETTGLDPKEDRVIEVACVAFTLEEKLDAFETLIDPERDIPETSIAIHHITQKMVAGKPKVKEVLPKVLDFVGSHIIVGHGIQFDIEAISHSCDRAGISKNLRDNPFIDTLRMARLYGESPINSLEHLRKHFNIESEIAHRAMSDVMVNIEVFKQLLKGYSSLKQLNKILAKPIMLKEMPLGKHKGRPFKEIPVQYLRWAAHQDFDQDLLFSIRSELKRRKQGNLFSQASNPFQDL, encoded by the coding sequence ATGAGCTGCTTGGAAAAACAACAATTTGTCTGCCTGGATTGTGAAACGACGGGTTTGGATCCTAAAGAGGATCGCGTGATTGAGGTGGCTTGCGTTGCTTTCACCCTTGAGGAAAAGCTTGACGCGTTCGAAACGTTGATCGACCCGGAGCGCGATATCCCTGAAACTTCCATTGCCATTCATCACATCACTCAAAAAATGGTGGCCGGAAAACCTAAGGTTAAGGAGGTGCTTCCCAAAGTTTTAGATTTTGTCGGCTCACACATTATTGTGGGTCATGGCATCCAGTTCGATATTGAAGCGATCTCTCATAGTTGCGACCGAGCAGGAATTTCAAAAAACCTTAGGGATAATCCTTTCATTGACACCTTGCGCATGGCCCGTTTGTATGGGGAAAGTCCGATCAATTCCTTGGAACACTTGAGAAAGCATTTTAATATCGAGTCAGAGATCGCACACAGAGCGATGAGCGATGTGATGGTGAATATCGAAGTTTTTAAGCAGCTTTTGAAGGGGTATTCAAGCCTAAAACAATTAAATAAAATTCTTGCCAAGCCGATCATGTTGAAAGAAATGCCGTTGGGAAAGCACAAGGGACGCCCGTTTAAGGAAATTCCGGTGCAGTATCTCAGGTGGGCGGCGCATCAGGATTTTGACCAGGATCTTCTTTTTTCTATACGTTCTGAGTTGAAAAGGCGGAAACAGGGGAATTTATTTTCTCAAGCGTCAAATCCCTTTCAAGACTTATAA
- the pdxS gene encoding pyridoxal 5'-phosphate synthase lyase subunit PdxS, with amino-acid sequence MAEEKIQNSFEVKVGLAEMLKGGVIMDVTNAEQAKIAEEAGAVAVMALEKIPSDIRQEGGVARMTNPLFIKQIREAVSIPVMAKCRIGHFVEAQILEALEVDFIDESEVLTPADENYHIDKHGFKVPFVCGACNLGEALRRIGEGAAMIRTKGEPGTGNVVEAVRHMRTINQQMRALAAKDTAELMTEAKEMGAPYHLVKMVAETGKLPVPNFSAGGIATPADAALMMQLGAETVFVGSGIFKSEDPKNRAQAIVAAATYYDDPKMLLEVSSGLLSGMKGVDIRKLRHDELMANRGW; translated from the coding sequence ATGGCAGAGGAAAAAATACAAAACTCTTTCGAGGTCAAAGTGGGGTTGGCCGAAATGCTCAAAGGAGGCGTAATTATGGACGTCACCAATGCTGAGCAAGCGAAAATTGCTGAAGAGGCTGGAGCTGTCGCTGTGATGGCTTTGGAGAAGATCCCTTCCGATATCAGGCAAGAGGGAGGCGTTGCCCGAATGACAAACCCTCTTTTCATCAAACAGATTCGGGAAGCTGTGTCTATTCCCGTGATGGCAAAGTGTCGTATTGGGCATTTTGTTGAAGCGCAGATTCTAGAGGCTCTTGAGGTTGATTTTATTGACGAGAGCGAAGTGCTGACGCCTGCGGATGAAAACTACCACATTGATAAGCATGGGTTTAAAGTTCCTTTCGTTTGCGGCGCTTGTAATCTTGGAGAAGCCTTGAGAAGGATTGGAGAAGGCGCTGCCATGATCCGTACTAAAGGAGAGCCTGGAACAGGCAACGTGGTCGAGGCCGTGAGGCATATGCGGACGATCAATCAGCAGATGCGTGCGCTCGCAGCAAAAGATACTGCCGAATTAATGACTGAGGCGAAAGAGATGGGAGCTCCCTATCACTTGGTTAAAATGGTTGCGGAAACGGGAAAATTGCCTGTGCCGAATTTTTCTGCGGGGGGAATTGCGACGCCTGCCGATGCTGCGTTGATGATGCAGTTGGGAGCGGAAACTGTTTTTGTCGGTTCGGGAATTTTTAAATCTGAAGATCCCAAAAACCGTGCACAAGCGATTGTCGCGGCTGCCACTTATTACGATGATCCGAAAATGTTATTAGAAGTGTCCTCCGGTTTATTGAGTGGAATGAAAGGGGTGGATATACGCAAACTGCGTCATGATGAGTTGATGGCAAATCGAGGCTGGTGA